A region from the Parasphingopyxis sp. CP4 genome encodes:
- a CDS encoding MBL fold metallo-hydrolase, whose translation MNSLNAWNYARGLHDLGHGNWAWLQPDGGWGWSNAGLIVDGDQSLLVDTLFDARLTAEMLSAMTDATGLSGDDIGTLVNTHANGDHTHGNGLCRHAEIIASEASAKEMAEVDAAALKTMMDAAPGLGPSGKYLLDIFGDFDFGNVAERAPTRTFSGDLSLKVGNKSVSLIEVGPAHTAGDVLVHVPDDRIVYTGDILFIDGTPIMWAGPVSNWIAACDRIIAMDVEAIVPGHGPIASKDDVRKVQDYLRFIDREARERFEAGLSVRDAAHDIALGDYESWIDSERIAVNVDTLYREYRGDKSAPNIVGLFSLMAELRH comes from the coding sequence ATGAATAGTCTAAATGCATGGAATTACGCGCGCGGTCTGCATGATCTGGGCCATGGCAACTGGGCCTGGCTGCAGCCGGATGGTGGTTGGGGTTGGTCGAACGCCGGTCTGATTGTGGATGGTGATCAATCACTCTTAGTGGACACTTTGTTTGATGCGCGACTGACGGCAGAGATGCTCTCAGCCATGACCGATGCGACTGGATTGTCAGGCGATGATATTGGAACGCTGGTCAACACCCATGCAAATGGCGATCACACGCACGGCAATGGCCTGTGCCGCCATGCAGAGATCATTGCGTCGGAGGCCAGCGCGAAAGAGATGGCCGAGGTCGACGCAGCCGCATTGAAGACCATGATGGATGCGGCGCCGGGATTGGGCCCCTCGGGCAAATATCTGCTCGACATTTTTGGGGATTTTGACTTTGGCAATGTGGCCGAACGTGCACCGACGCGGACATTCTCCGGCGATCTCTCGCTCAAGGTCGGCAATAAATCCGTGTCCCTGATTGAAGTCGGTCCGGCGCATACCGCTGGCGATGTGTTGGTGCACGTCCCGGACGATCGGATCGTCTATACCGGCGATATCCTGTTTATTGATGGCACACCGATCATGTGGGCGGGGCCGGTCAGCAATTGGATCGCTGCGTGCGATCGAATCATAGCCATGGATGTTGAGGCGATTGTACCTGGCCATGGACCGATTGCGAGTAAGGACGATGTCCGCAAGGTGCAGGACTATTTGCGCTTTATCGATCGAGAAGCGCGCGAACGATTTGAGGCCGGCTTGTCCGTCCGCGATGCAGCCCATGATATTGCTTTGGGTGATTATGAAAGCTGGATCGATTCTGAGCGGATCGCGGTGAATGTCGATACGCTTTATCGAGAATATAGGGGGGATAAGTCCGCACCGAATATTGTCGGCCTGTTTTCGCTAATGGCGGAGCTTCGGCACTAA
- a CDS encoding GNAT family N-acetyltransferase: protein MRLETDRLILREWRDEDCAPFAAMNADPEVMRYFPSVLSREESDALVDRIHRHFSQCGLGLHALEEKASGAFIGFTGFMLVDFACPIEGDLEIGWRLARSFWRKGLASEAASACLNWVWDARDVPRIVSLTADTNHPSRGVMEKIGLSHRPELDFDHPRLDDDSPLKHHVVYVKDRPE, encoded by the coding sequence ATGAGGCTGGAGACGGACCGGTTGATCTTGCGCGAATGGCGTGACGAAGATTGTGCGCCGTTCGCGGCTATGAATGCCGACCCCGAAGTGATGCGCTATTTTCCGAGCGTGCTGAGCCGCGAAGAGAGCGATGCTCTTGTCGATCGGATTCATCGCCATTTCAGCCAGTGTGGGCTCGGCCTGCATGCACTTGAGGAGAAGGCCAGCGGGGCATTCATTGGCTTCACCGGCTTCATGCTCGTTGACTTTGCCTGCCCGATCGAAGGCGACCTTGAGATAGGGTGGCGTCTTGCCCGATCATTCTGGCGCAAGGGCCTGGCGTCCGAGGCTGCGTCGGCCTGTCTCAATTGGGTGTGGGACGCGCGCGATGTTCCACGCATCGTTTCACTGACCGCCGATACTAATCACCCAAGCCGAGGCGTAATGGAAAAAATCGGCCTATCTCATCGCCCTGAGCTTGATTTCGACCATCCCAGGCTGGATGACGATAGCCCGCTCAAACATCATGTCGTTTATGTAAAGGATCGCCCAGAATGA
- a CDS encoding GNAT family N-acetyltransferase — protein sequence MPDECDDVVIETERLLLRNWREADRAEMFAHLTSQPAVMEHMGGPQTREESDAGIDRCIASQSKNGHCFWALERKDNGLFLGFCGLKRVDGDGAPDLGSPEIGWRLRQEAWGQGFAKESAIASMDFAFDQLDAEFVSAFTIDGNTSSWGLMKRLGMTRRPDLDYWDAKWGPVVGPEIVYRIVAKDWAQTRKDLT from the coding sequence ATGCCTGACGAATGTGATGATGTCGTTATCGAGACCGAACGGCTGCTCTTGCGCAATTGGCGTGAGGCGGACCGGGCGGAGATGTTCGCACATCTGACATCGCAGCCGGCCGTTATGGAGCATATGGGCGGCCCGCAAACGCGCGAAGAAAGCGACGCTGGAATAGATCGGTGTATCGCCAGCCAATCGAAGAACGGTCATTGCTTCTGGGCACTCGAACGCAAGGATAACGGTTTGTTCCTTGGCTTTTGTGGGCTCAAGCGGGTTGACGGCGATGGCGCGCCAGATCTTGGGTCTCCAGAAATCGGGTGGCGCTTGCGTCAGGAGGCATGGGGCCAAGGCTTTGCCAAGGAATCCGCGATTGCATCGATGGACTTCGCCTTTGACCAGCTAGATGCTGAGTTTGTCTCAGCCTTTACGATCGATGGGAACACATCCTCTTGGGGCTTGATGAAGCGGCTCGGTATGACACGGAGGCCCGATCTCGACTATTGGGATGCAAAATGGGGGCCGGTCGTCGGTCCAGAGATTGTATACCGGATTGTCGCAAAAGACTGGGCGCAGACACGCAAAGATCTGACATGA
- a CDS encoding APC family permease gives MFALPGRLDAAVGSFAPWLILIFGFLFTSIVICFADLARYFDRTGGAQLYAGTAFGPVVGFQTGWLLYLSRVAALGANTMVLVAYAGALWPVLNDPVASSIASVVVLVTFTAINVIGVKRAMEALSGFTILKLLPLIGLVIWGLFEAAPAPQFQLPEFTAVESIALVALYAFVGFEGANVPAGEMRDAKRTLPKAMITTIILATLFYFAIQWVYTNSAGSLADTETPLVALAEHYIGPTGAIVLGLAAVFSIAGNVMAGVVSAPRMTFGLAEDGLLPRWFAHISPRFGTPDRSILFYGGLGLVVALSGTFVLLAIVTSLARLLSYLLCIAALTVIRKRAGLDTFASIWAFVRHWGVPAVATAMCLWAASQSTFEAWRVLGLFVVLGALLYWIARYSLTKAGPDNEELDA, from the coding sequence ATTTTCGCGCTGCCCGGTCGTCTTGATGCAGCGGTTGGCAGTTTTGCGCCCTGGCTGATCCTGATCTTCGGATTTCTATTTACATCGATTGTCATCTGCTTTGCCGATCTCGCGCGCTATTTTGATCGCACGGGCGGGGCGCAGCTTTATGCCGGGACAGCTTTTGGGCCGGTGGTTGGCTTCCAGACAGGCTGGCTGCTCTACCTCTCTCGCGTAGCGGCGCTGGGCGCCAATACGATGGTGCTGGTCGCTTATGCGGGAGCACTCTGGCCGGTACTCAATGATCCGGTCGCTTCGTCCATCGCATCGGTCGTCGTGCTTGTCACTTTCACGGCCATCAACGTGATCGGCGTGAAGCGAGCGATGGAGGCATTGTCAGGATTCACGATATTAAAGCTGTTGCCGTTGATCGGCTTGGTCATCTGGGGGCTGTTTGAGGCCGCACCCGCACCGCAGTTCCAGCTTCCGGAATTCACGGCTGTCGAATCCATTGCGCTTGTCGCGCTGTACGCTTTTGTCGGATTTGAAGGTGCCAATGTTCCGGCCGGCGAGATGCGGGACGCGAAGAGAACGCTGCCCAAGGCGATGATTACGACTATAATCCTGGCGACCCTGTTCTACTTCGCGATCCAGTGGGTCTACACCAACTCGGCAGGCAGTCTTGCGGACACCGAAACACCGCTGGTGGCATTGGCCGAACATTATATCGGCCCGACCGGCGCCATAGTCCTTGGATTGGCAGCCGTATTCTCGATCGCCGGCAATGTGATGGCAGGTGTGGTCTCTGCGCCGCGCATGACTTTCGGCTTGGCCGAAGATGGTCTGTTGCCGCGGTGGTTTGCGCATATCTCGCCGCGTTTCGGGACGCCTGATCGATCGATCCTCTTTTATGGCGGGCTTGGCTTGGTCGTTGCGCTGAGTGGCACATTCGTCCTGCTCGCGATCGTCACCTCGCTCGCGCGCTTGCTCTCCTATCTGTTGTGCATTGCCGCGCTGACGGTGATCCGGAAGCGCGCCGGGCTCGATACTTTCGCTTCGATCTGGGCGTTTGTCCGACATTGGGGTGTTCCTGCCGTTGCCACCGCCATGTGCCTATGGGCGGCCAGCCAATCGACCTTTGAGGCATGGCGGGTGCTCGGACTATTCGTTGTCCTAGGCGCGTTACTCTACTGGATTGCCCGCTATTCACTGACCAAGGCCGGGCCTGACAATGAGGAACTAGATGCCTGA
- a CDS encoding arginine N-succinyltransferase — translation MSFVVRAARRDDLDQLYEMAKLTGGGFTNLPPDRAALSEKLARSQEAFEKTEGESANDLFLLALENIHTGHVRGTAQIFAAVGKRWPFYSYRISTYSQHSKELDRTFNSKILSLTTDYEGASEVGGLFLHPNERAGGLGKLLARSRYLFIAEHRKRFGDKLIAELRGVIDEAGGSAFWDALAGKFFGMSFQEADEFNASNGNQFIADLMPKHPIYLNMLPEAARSVIGKPHPSGRAAMRMLEKEGFRYNGYVDIFDGGPTMEANIDDVKAIADSRTGSIANIEGETGTPSLASTGSLQDFRCCYANVGTISDNEVEVDAQAADVLQATAGTSIRYVER, via the coding sequence ATGAGTTTCGTTGTCCGCGCTGCACGGCGCGACGATCTGGATCAACTCTATGAGATGGCCAAGCTCACCGGCGGCGGATTCACAAATCTTCCGCCCGATCGCGCTGCGCTGTCAGAAAAACTTGCGCGATCCCAGGAGGCTTTCGAGAAAACCGAAGGCGAGTCGGCAAATGATCTCTTCCTGCTGGCGCTAGAGAATATCCATACCGGGCATGTCCGCGGTACCGCCCAGATATTTGCTGCAGTTGGCAAGCGATGGCCCTTCTACAGCTATCGCATCAGCACCTATTCTCAGCACAGCAAGGAACTCGATCGGACCTTCAACTCCAAGATCCTGTCTCTGACGACGGATTATGAGGGCGCTTCCGAAGTTGGTGGCTTGTTCCTCCACCCCAATGAACGCGCTGGCGGCTTGGGCAAGTTGCTTGCACGGAGTCGCTATCTCTTCATTGCCGAACACCGGAAGCGCTTCGGCGACAAGCTGATCGCCGAACTGCGCGGCGTTATCGACGAAGCTGGCGGATCTGCATTCTGGGATGCGCTCGCGGGCAAGTTTTTTGGTATGTCGTTCCAAGAGGCAGACGAATTCAACGCCAGCAACGGCAATCAGTTCATTGCTGATTTGATGCCCAAACATCCCATCTATCTCAACATGCTGCCCGAAGCTGCCCGATCGGTAATTGGCAAGCCGCACCCCTCAGGCCGAGCCGCGATGCGGATGCTTGAGAAAGAAGGTTTTCGCTACAATGGCTATGTCGATATCTTTGACGGTGGCCCGACTATGGAAGCCAATATCGACGATGTGAAAGCAATCGCAGATTCGCGCACCGGTTCGATCGCGAACATTGAGGGCGAAACTGGCACGCCCTCACTTGCGTCGACCGGTTCTCTGCAAGACTTTCGCTGTTGCTATGCCAATGTTGGCACGATCAGTGACAATGAAGTTGAAGTGGATGCCCAGGCCGCCGACGTGCTCCAGGCAACCGCTGGAACGTCGATTCGTTATGTCGAGCGATAA
- the rfbD gene encoding dTDP-4-dehydrorhamnose reductase → MKIILFGAAGLLGSAISRAASGDHEIIAFTHADLDICDSAAIDDAIRSNAPHAVINCAAYTAVDAAETDLEMAHSTNAEAPGKISEICAQSGCTFVHISTDYVFGGTAERPYPANASADPINAYGRTKRDGEVAALAHGNPLIVRSSWLYGAEHGNFLTRMLELMREQDELKVVDDQFGVPTHANSLANAILILIGETAQGIHHFTDSGKTSWFGFASAIETKARKMGLIGGCKITPIATRDYPTAAARPLYSVLDCSPTWAITGTPKAWETELDSALKIWETKQ, encoded by the coding sequence ATGAAGATTATTCTGTTCGGCGCAGCAGGGCTGCTCGGCAGCGCGATCTCTCGAGCGGCATCTGGTGACCATGAGATAATCGCCTTTACTCATGCTGATCTCGATATCTGCGATAGCGCTGCAATTGACGATGCGATCCGCTCGAATGCTCCGCATGCCGTCATTAACTGCGCAGCTTATACGGCAGTCGATGCAGCCGAGACCGACCTTGAAATGGCGCATTCTACCAATGCCGAAGCGCCCGGGAAAATCTCTGAGATTTGCGCTCAGTCCGGCTGCACGTTCGTGCATATTTCAACTGACTATGTGTTTGGCGGTACGGCGGAACGCCCCTACCCCGCCAACGCGTCGGCCGATCCTATCAATGCCTATGGCCGTACAAAGCGCGACGGCGAGGTTGCGGCGCTCGCACATGGCAATCCATTGATCGTGCGCTCATCATGGCTTTACGGAGCCGAGCACGGCAATTTTCTCACGCGAATGCTGGAGTTGATGAGGGAGCAAGACGAGCTGAAGGTTGTGGACGACCAATTTGGCGTCCCGACCCACGCAAACAGCCTGGCCAATGCTATTTTGATTCTCATCGGCGAAACCGCACAGGGCATTCATCATTTTACTGATTCTGGTAAAACAAGCTGGTTTGGTTTTGCATCAGCAATCGAAACGAAGGCGCGCAAAATGGGGTTGATCGGTGGCTGCAAGATTACACCGATCGCGACACGAGATTATCCGACCGCAGCCGCACGGCCGCTATACAGCGTCCTCGACTGTTCACCGACTTGGGCGATTACCGGCACGCCCAAGGCTTGGGAAACGGAACTCGATAGCGCGCTGAAGATATGGGAAACCAAACAATGA
- a CDS encoding gamma carbonic anhydrase family protein yields the protein MKDVSLIPFNGKSPQIHESAFIAPGSRLIGDVRVGAGASIWYNCVLRADVNYIEVGERSNIQDGTVVHCDGDHGPDHPGIPTIIGNDVLIGHMAMIHGTKLHDKSFVGLGAIVMDGCEIESGGMIAAGGMLTPGKIIKAGEMWGGSPARKMRDLTEQQQAINNLGTMHYAELAPKHADAVNQS from the coding sequence ATGAAAGATGTCAGCCTCATCCCGTTCAATGGCAAAAGCCCACAAATCCATGAGAGCGCATTTATCGCGCCGGGAAGTCGGTTGATCGGGGACGTGCGTGTCGGCGCGGGGGCCAGCATTTGGTACAATTGCGTGCTGCGCGCTGATGTGAACTATATCGAGGTGGGCGAACGTTCCAACATTCAGGACGGCACGGTTGTCCATTGCGATGGTGACCATGGCCCGGATCATCCCGGCATACCGACGATCATCGGCAATGACGTGCTGATTGGCCATATGGCGATGATCCATGGCACCAAATTGCACGATAAAAGCTTTGTCGGCTTGGGTGCGATTGTGATGGATGGCTGCGAGATCGAAAGCGGCGGGATGATCGCCGCCGGCGGGATGCTAACCCCGGGCAAGATCATCAAGGCAGGCGAGATGTGGGGCGGCAGTCCTGCAAGAAAGATGCGTGACCTGACCGAGCAGCAGCAAGCGATCAACAATCTCGGTACCATGCATTATGCCGAGCTTGCGCCCAAACATGCGGATGCTGTCAATCAGTCCTAA
- the rfbA gene encoding glucose-1-phosphate thymidylyltransferase RfbA, giving the protein MRRGIILAGGAGTRLHPLTLSVSKQLLPVYDKPMIYYPLCTLMLAGITEILVITTPEDQAQFEALLGDGTQWGITLSYAVQPEPGGIAQAYLVGEDFVAGEPSALILGDNIFFGSGLEQLLTAAAAQTEGATVFSYPVQDPTAYGVVAFDENGRAVSIDEKPKSPRSNMAVTGLYFYDGKASDYAHGLTPSARGELEITDLNRCYLEDGALTVARLGRGYAWLDTGTHEALMDASQFVRIVEERQGMKIACPEEIAWRKGFISTAGLQTLANEMGKNRYAGYLLRVAEEDGK; this is encoded by the coding sequence ATGCGGCGCGGAATAATCTTGGCAGGTGGTGCCGGTACGCGCCTTCATCCGCTAACCCTTTCGGTTTCGAAGCAGCTCCTCCCGGTCTACGACAAGCCGATGATCTACTATCCGCTGTGCACGCTGATGCTGGCAGGAATCACAGAGATATTGGTGATTACCACTCCGGAGGATCAAGCACAGTTTGAAGCCCTGCTCGGTGACGGCACGCAATGGGGGATAACCCTGTCTTACGCGGTACAACCAGAACCCGGCGGCATTGCTCAAGCGTATCTCGTGGGTGAGGATTTCGTGGCCGGAGAGCCCTCTGCTCTTATCCTTGGCGATAACATCTTCTTTGGGAGTGGGTTGGAACAACTGCTGACCGCCGCCGCTGCGCAGACCGAGGGTGCCACGGTTTTCAGTTACCCTGTCCAAGACCCTACCGCCTATGGCGTTGTCGCATTCGACGAAAATGGTCGGGCTGTTTCTATTGATGAGAAGCCAAAATCTCCAAGATCGAATATGGCCGTGACCGGTCTGTATTTCTATGACGGCAAGGCAAGCGACTATGCGCATGGACTAACGCCATCGGCACGTGGCGAACTGGAAATCACTGACCTCAACAGATGCTATCTAGAGGATGGAGCCCTCACTGTTGCCAGATTGGGGCGGGGCTATGCCTGGCTCGATACGGGAACCCATGAAGCTCTAATGGACGCCAGCCAATTTGTTCGGATTGTTGAGGAACGCCAGGGCATGAAGATTGCTTGTCCGGAAGAAATTGCATGGCGGAAGGGCTTTATTTCAACGGCAGGCCTCCAAACTCTGGCCAATGAAATGGGCAAAAACAGATATGCCGGCTATCTCCTGCGTGTCGCAGAAGAGGACGGGAAGTGA
- the rfbC gene encoding dTDP-4-dehydrorhamnose 3,5-epimerase, with the protein MKFLPTELDGVQLVELAKFEDERGSFMETWREDQFSTAGIAGPWVQDNFSRSAQHVLRGIHYQVRQAQGKLVRVSSGRIYDVAVDLRQASSTFGQWTGHELDADRPVMLWIPPGFGHGFLTLSSTAHVAYKCTAYYAAEHDRTIIWNDPDIGIEWPLPDNQKPTVSEKDAAGLPLAEADLFE; encoded by the coding sequence GTGAAGTTTCTCCCGACAGAATTAGACGGTGTTCAACTAGTCGAGCTTGCGAAATTCGAAGATGAACGCGGCTCATTCATGGAAACTTGGCGGGAGGATCAGTTCTCAACTGCCGGAATAGCTGGCCCCTGGGTCCAGGATAATTTCAGCCGGTCGGCGCAGCATGTACTCCGGGGCATCCACTATCAGGTACGCCAGGCCCAAGGAAAACTGGTCCGCGTGTCCAGCGGCCGTATCTATGATGTCGCCGTCGATTTGCGGCAGGCTTCGTCCACATTTGGCCAATGGACAGGGCATGAACTTGACGCCGACCGGCCAGTAATGCTGTGGATTCCGCCGGGATTTGGACATGGCTTTCTGACCCTCTCTTCCACCGCCCATGTCGCATATAAATGCACAGCATATTATGCCGCCGAACATGATCGAACGATCATCTGGAACGATCCAGATATTGGCATCGAATGGCCGCTTCCCGACAATCAAAAGCCAACTGTTTCGGAGAAAGACGCAGCAGGATTACCGCTGGCCGAAGCAGATCTTTTCGAATGA
- a CDS encoding N-succinylarginine dihydrolase has protein sequence MALTEINFDGIIGPSHNYAGLSLGNLASSRNAGNIAQPRAAALQGLEKMRANIRLGLVQGAFLPQRRPDTNWLASLGTDPGSAEPSILANAMSASSMWAANAATVSPAPDTADGRCHLTPANLMTMPHRSHEWPETLAQLRTAFSDETYFKVHHPVPAPFGDEGAANFMRLCPAHGEPGIEIFVYGTSGGPFPARQHIEASKTVARKHGLGANQALFVEQSPEAIAVGAFHNDVVAVANENVLFCHEQAFADRDGFFRNLHAAMPSVSIVEVPTDRVSLDDAIKTYLFNAQLVTLPSGGMGLILPTESQDSEAVWGWLEEMVAGNGPIRELIPVDVRQSMANGGGPACLRLRVVADPETIDRRFLMSETKIDTIAAVVSQTWPEEIDGSALADANLQAQIATARAALFEALDLLELV, from the coding sequence ATGGCGCTCACTGAGATCAATTTTGACGGCATTATCGGGCCGTCACACAATTATGCAGGGCTGAGCCTTGGCAATCTTGCCTCCTCGCGAAACGCAGGCAACATCGCCCAACCCCGAGCCGCAGCCCTGCAGGGACTGGAAAAGATGCGGGCCAATATCCGGCTCGGATTGGTGCAGGGTGCCTTTCTCCCCCAACGCAGGCCCGATACGAACTGGCTTGCATCATTGGGTACCGACCCGGGCTCTGCGGAACCTTCAATCTTGGCCAATGCCATGTCTGCATCATCCATGTGGGCGGCAAATGCGGCGACGGTCTCGCCCGCACCGGATACGGCTGACGGCCGGTGCCATCTGACGCCTGCAAACCTCATGACCATGCCGCATCGCAGCCATGAATGGCCGGAAACTCTTGCCCAGCTACGCACTGCCTTTTCAGACGAAACATATTTCAAAGTGCACCACCCTGTTCCGGCTCCTTTTGGAGACGAAGGCGCAGCCAATTTCATGCGCCTGTGTCCGGCGCATGGCGAACCAGGCATCGAGATATTTGTCTACGGCACCAGCGGTGGCCCCTTCCCTGCACGCCAGCATATTGAGGCATCAAAAACGGTAGCTAGGAAACATGGTCTCGGCGCCAACCAGGCCCTGTTCGTCGAACAGTCGCCCGAAGCAATTGCCGTCGGCGCATTCCATAATGATGTGGTTGCCGTGGCCAATGAGAACGTCCTTTTCTGTCATGAGCAGGCTTTTGCCGATCGCGATGGCTTCTTCAGAAATCTCCATGCCGCAATGCCGAGCGTAAGCATCGTCGAGGTGCCAACTGATCGGGTATCGCTAGACGATGCCATCAAGACCTATCTCTTCAATGCCCAGCTTGTGACCTTACCCAGCGGCGGCATGGGATTGATCCTGCCAACCGAATCGCAAGACAGCGAAGCGGTGTGGGGTTGGCTCGAAGAGATGGTCGCGGGCAATGGACCGATCCGCGAGTTGATCCCGGTCGACGTGCGGCAATCCATGGCCAATGGTGGCGGGCCGGCATGCCTTCGTCTTCGCGTTGTTGCCGACCCTGAAACGATCGATCGAAGATTTCTAATGAGCGAGACCAAGATCGATACTATCGCGGCGGTGGTTTCCCAGACATGGCCAGAGGAGATTGATGGATCGGCGCTCGCAGATGCCAATCTCCAAGCGCAAATCGCGACGGCAAGAGCCGCACTGTTTGAAGCGCTTGATCTGCTAGAATTGGTCTGA
- the rfbB gene encoding dTDP-glucose 4,6-dehydratase, which translates to MSAILITGGAGFIGANFVRRWRATHPQDEVLVLDALTYAGHRESIEDVADVELIVGDIGDFKLVSSLLLDRNIDRIVHFAAESHVDRSIHGPDIFIATNVMGTLNLLKSAKKAWLDSGTGRPHRFHHISTDEVYGSLAPDAPAFREDTPYAPNSPYSASKAGSDHIVRAYHSTYGLDVTTSNCSNNYGPYQLPEKLIPLFLTNALHGKGLPIYGDGQHRRDWLHVSDHCRAIESIIDHASAGETYNIGGGAELANLDLIDRLCTVMDRAFAADPSLAEAFPAAAAAKGDPTASLKTHIEDRLGHDRRYAVDDSKLVKDLGFERAYTIDDGLEQTVRWYLDNAAWWRAVSAQQKMD; encoded by the coding sequence ATGAGCGCTATTCTCATCACCGGAGGCGCGGGATTCATCGGCGCAAACTTTGTCCGCCGCTGGCGCGCTACCCATCCCCAGGACGAAGTTCTAGTCCTCGATGCTCTGACTTATGCTGGCCATCGCGAAAGCATTGAGGATGTGGCGGATGTCGAACTGATTGTCGGCGATATTGGTGATTTCAAGCTGGTCAGCAGCTTGCTCTTGGACCGAAATATCGACCGGATCGTCCATTTCGCTGCTGAGAGCCATGTCGATCGATCGATCCATGGGCCCGATATCTTTATCGCGACAAATGTGATGGGCACGCTCAACCTGCTTAAGTCCGCGAAGAAAGCCTGGCTGGACAGCGGCACGGGCCGACCGCACCGGTTCCACCACATTTCAACCGATGAGGTTTATGGAAGTCTCGCACCGGATGCGCCTGCCTTTCGAGAAGACACGCCTTATGCGCCGAATTCGCCTTACTCGGCATCAAAGGCTGGGTCGGACCACATCGTCCGCGCCTATCACAGTACCTATGGATTGGACGTAACCACGTCCAACTGCTCGAATAACTACGGTCCGTATCAACTTCCGGAAAAACTGATCCCGCTGTTTCTCACCAACGCACTGCACGGGAAAGGATTGCCGATTTACGGCGACGGCCAACACCGGAGGGATTGGTTGCATGTGAGCGACCATTGTCGCGCAATTGAGTCGATTATCGATCACGCGTCGGCCGGCGAAACTTATAATATTGGCGGCGGAGCGGAACTGGCCAATCTCGATCTCATCGACCGGCTGTGCACTGTAATGGATCGCGCATTTGCTGCTGATCCAAGTCTCGCTGAGGCATTTCCAGCGGCTGCGGCAGCAAAAGGGGATCCAACTGCATCGCTAAAGACGCATATCGAAGACCGGTTAGGCCACGATCGCCGATATGCCGTCGACGACAGCAAGTTAGTCAAAGATCTTGGCTTTGAACGTGCGTACACAATCGATGACGGGCTCGAACAAACCGTCCGCTGGTATCTCGATAACGCAGCGTGGTGGCGCGCTGTATCAGCGCAACAAAAAATGGATTGA